Sequence from the uncultured Fibrobacter sp. genome:
CACAACCTACCTCTTCCGATTCCAATTTACCGAGTAATCCGAGTAATCCGGATAATCTTCCGCCAAGGATCGATACTACCGAAGTTGTAGATCCCAAGACTGGCGAAGTGAATAAGGTCGTTGAAATCAAGGACCCAGAAGTCCATTTGACCATTGAAGATATCACTGAACAGGGTGATACTATTTGGAAAACAAAAATCGTGTACGTTCCTAGGGATACGGTCGTTCACTGGGTGGGTAAGTCCGCATTGCGTATAACCGAAGTTGTTTCGGTTAACCTGGACTGGCTTGACGAAGACGGCGATGATCCCGCATGGGTTGAAATCTATAATGCCGGCGATGAAGTCGCGGACCTGAACGGTTATTACCTTGTTGAAAGTTACGACAAAACCCGCAAGTGGGCTTTCAGTAACGAGGTTATCCGTCCTAAGTCATTCCGCAATGTGTTCATCTCCAAAAAGAACATTCCGAAGGCATCCGAAGCCAAGGATGTCGGTGACCGTCATTATCGTACGCACACCAACTGGAAGCTTGACAAGAATGGTGGCTCCATCTACTTGATCGACAAGTATTACCAGGTTCGCGATACAGTCCAGTTCCCGGTGCTTGAACCGGGCATGAGCTGGGGCCGTATCGATGGCGGTCTCTGGAGATACATGAGCAAGCCCACTCCCGAAGCCCCGAACACGGAAGCCGAAGCTTATCAGGGTGTCGTTCCCAAGTTTGATTTTGGCTCTGCGAAGGCCGGCTTCTACAACTCCACGGTTACTTTGAAGAAACCGAAAGTTTCCGATGGTACCAAGATTCGTTGCACCAAGAACGGTTCCCTTCCCACCAAGGATTCCGAAGAATTTAACAGCGACATGGTCATCGACCATAGCATGGTGCTGCGCTGCGCCGCTTACAAGGAAGGTTACTTGACGAAGGAAATCGTCACCAACACGTACTTCATCAACGAACAGGTCAAGATGCCGGTGGTCGCTGTGACTGTGGACTCCGCCTTCTTCAGGGAGAATTACGTCAAGTGCGAAGCTTCTGATCCTGATGAATGTCCGAGAGGCATGTATGCCGACGTGGAACGTCCGGTCCATGTGGAATATTTCGAGAAGGGCAGCGATTCTAAGGAAAAAACTTGGGAAATCGATGCTGGCATTTCGCTCATGGGTAACTGGAGCCGTGTCAAGGACAAGAAGTCTGTTGCCATTGTGATGCGTGAAAAGTACCAGAATGGGCGCATCAACTACCCGCTGTTCCCGACGAACCCGAATGTCACCAAGTACAAGGCTTTCAACCTCCGCAACAATGGTAACCGCTTCGTGAGCGACTACATTGAAGATGCTATGGGTGGGGAAATCTTGAACGGCAGCGGTGTGGATTATCAGCATAGCCGTCAGGTGGTCGTGTTCTATAACGGCCGTTACTACGGCATCCACGACATGCGTGAACGCTTCAACGAGAGCTATGTCGAATCTAACTACGGCATTGACAGCAAGACGGTTGACATGGTCAAGCACCTGAACGACAGCTTGCATGCCAATGGCGGCACTACGGATGCTTACGCACAGATGCTCCAGTTCATCGGTACGAACGATTTCTCTGGTGAAAATAACGCCAAATACGAAGAAGCGAAGAAATTGATTGATGTGGGTAACTTCGCCGACTACATGGCTGCCGAAATCTACATCCACAACGGTGACTGGCCGAACAACAACGTTCGCGCTTGGCGCAGTCCGGAACAGCCCTGGAAGTTCATGGTCTATGACTTGGACCATGGCTTTGGCTGGCAGTGGGGTGTTGAAGACCCGAATAGCGAAAAGTTCAATGACGGGACTAACATGTTTACCTGGATCAAGCAGGGTGGCGGTAAGCACCTCTGTAAGGAAACCGGCTGCTTTGCCAACCTGTACATCCAGCTTATCAAGAACCCCGATTTCAAGCGCCTGTTCATCAACCGCAGCTGCGCTATGTGGAAAGGCTACTTGAATGGTAATAATGTGAGCAAGGTCGTCGACCAGATGGTCGCTACCATTCCGTCGTCCGAAAAGGATAGGGACCTTGAAAAATTCAAGCAGAATGAAATGTACTATCCAGGCGGATTCGACTGGAAGGGTGATCGTCTCAAGGAATGGGCAAGATCTCGCGATGGTGAAGTTGTCAGCCTCTACAAGGGCGAATTCTTCAAGGATGATGGAGATGCCAAACTTGTGTCGGTCAAGATTAAAGCCGATGGTGATGGCTCTGTGCTCATGGAAGGCATGAATCTGCCGGGAACGAGCTCGCCTACGAACTATTCTGGCGAATTCTTCAATGGAATGCAGATGGAACTGACCGCCGTGCCAACGAATGGTGCCGTGTTCAAGAGCTGGTCGGGCTGCGAAGCCGTAGAAGGCAAGCCGGAAACCTGCCGTGCAACGATTACGGATGGTTTGACGATTACAGCTAGCTTCAAGTAAGATTGTTTTTTAGCAAAATTTTTCGCGCGGGCTTTTAAGTCCGCGCTTTTGTTTTTTGTGCGTGGCTTGCGCTAGGTATATTTCTAAATTTGTGGCATGAAGAGCCCTGTGCGCAAAATGTTCGACGAAATTGCAAACCGCTATGATTTCTTGAATCATGCGTTGAGCGGCTGCCAGGATATTCTTTGGCGCAGGAACTGCTGCCGCGAGCTGAAACGCATAAAACCGGGCAAGCGTTTGCTCGACCTTTGTGGTGGGACGGGTGACTTCGCGGCGACTTACGAGAAATTCAACGGTGTACAGGATGTCGCCATTCTGGGTGATTTTTCGTACGGCATGCTGAAGGGGGCCGCGGGCAAGAAAACGTCGGCTGTACCTGTGCAACTCGATGCAATGAAGATGCCTTTTGCCGACGGTTCGTTTGATGTAATTTTGAACGGATTTGGAATGCGTAATCTCCCTAATGCAGAAGGCGGCTTGCGGGAATCCGCTCGCGTCCTTTCGGATGGCGGTTATTTGCAGGTGCTTGAATTTTTTTCGCCACGGAATGTGTTCAACAAGTTTTTCTACAAGAGGCTTGCGCCCTTGTTCATCCCGGTGCTCGGTGCGTTCTTTAGCAAGCGGGATGCGTATGAATATTTGGTGAATTCGATTATCCGTTTTTTGCCTGTGGCGGACTTTGTTGCCTTGGCAGAGAAGAACGGCTTTGAGCTCGTGCATGTGAAACCCTGCTTTTTCGGGGTGGCGTACCGCGTGCTTTTACGCCGGAAGTCTGTGCCGGCGGGAGGTGAAGCGTGAACCGCTATATTCTTGGGGTGACTGGCGCTAGCGGGGCCATTTACGCCACGCGCACGGCGATGCACTTGAAACGCCTCGGGCATGATGTGTCGCTGATTGTGACGGCGCCGGGCCGCGAAGTCGTGGAATACGAAGGGCAAAAGGCGCTTTTTGATTATGTCGATAGCGTGTTCAATGTGGACGATTTTTTTGCGGAATGTGCGAGCGGTTCTGCCGACTATGCGGGCATGGCCGTGGTGCCGTGTTCCATGGGAACGCTCGGGCGCATTGCTGCGGGAACTTCGGACAATTTGCTGGTGCGCAGCGCGGACGTGTGCCTCAAGGAGCGCCGCCCGTTGGTAATTGTACCCCGCGAGATGCCGTACAACTTGATTCACCTCGAAAATATGGAACGGGTGACTCGCGCCGGTGCCGTGGTGATTCCTGCTTCGCCGCAGTTCTACAGCAAGCCAGCCTCCATCGAAGACCTTGTGGATACCGTTGTCGCAAAAGTCCTCAAGCACTTGGGTGCGGGTTCTGCTGCGGACTGTGCCGAAATCGTCAAACCGTGGGGAACCCCCTAACCCCAAATCCCTAACCACTAACCACCAACCACTAACCACTTTTCTTCATGCTCCACAAAATCCTCGAATTCGGCCATCTCGTTCGCTTCAGCCACTCGCTGTTCGCGATGCCTTTTGCCCTCGGTTCCATGTGGGTGGCGGCAAACGGTTTCCGTGGTATGACTGCTGCCGAGACTGCGCGGATTGTCTTGCTCATCGTGGGCTGCATGGTGACTGCCCGCAACAGCGCGATGAGTTTCAACCGCATTGCCGATGCCGATATCGATGCGAAGAACCCGCGCACTGCAAAACGCCATTTGCCGGATGGGCGCCTGAGCAAGGCTTCGGTCATCGCGTTCCTCGCCGTCAACGGATTGCTGTTCGTGTTGTTCGCCTTTTTGCTGCAGCCCATCGCGGGCGCGCTCGCGCTTCCGGTGTGGCTTTTGCTGCTCTCGTATTCGTACTGGAAGCGCTTCTCGTGGCTTTGCCACTGGTTCCTCGGCTTCGCCATCGGAATGAGCCCGCTCGGCGCCTGGATTGCCATTCGCGGCGAGTTTGCCGTGTTCCCGATATTCCTGCTTGTGATTCTCATGCTCTGGATGGGCGGTTTCGACATTATCTATGCGACGCAGGACGAAGAAATCGACCGTGCGATGGGGCTACATTCGGTGCCCGCCCGCTTTGGCCGCAAGCGTGCCTTGCAGATTGCTTTCTGGAGCCACATCGCCATGCTCGCTCTATGTGGAGCGTTCGGCTTTGTCTGGAACATGGGATTGCCTTGGTGGATTGTGTCGGGCCTCATGGCCGCAGCAGTTCTTTATATTCATTTATTCAGAAAATCCGATGACCTGGATGCCATGAATCGCGACTTTTTCTTGGCGAACGTCGCCATCAGCGTGCTCGTGATGGCAGGGCTCATCGTGTGGATTTGCATGGGAGGCGACGTCAATGCCCTTTATTAAAAAGCCCTTTACTACCGAAGACAAAATCAAGATGTTTGAACGCATGGGCTCCACTGCCGCCGTCATCGCGCTCGTACTTGTTGTCCTCATCGAGACTGGCCTTGCCGGCGAGAACAGGGAAGCCGCCGATACGGCCCTCACGGCGATGATTGTAGTACTTGCCGTCTCGCTTGTCGGCAGTATGTTCTTCAAACGTAAAAAATAGTCCCTAAATTTCCAAATCCGCGCTGTAGACGGTTTCGATTGTCCCGTCGTCACATTCAAATTTGAGGCTGCCGTCTTCTTGCATGTCGAGGATTTTGCCGTGTTTGCGGATGGGTTGCCCGCTCATGTCCAACTCGATAATCGTGCCCGGCGCCCCGATGAACTTGTCCATCTTGCGCCAAGCGTTAACCCACGGGGTAATGCCGAATGCCGTGAACTGCTTCACTGCGCGTTCCAGGCTCCCGATAAGGGCCTTGAGCAGTTTTTCGCGGTCGACTTCGAATCCGAGAATCGCCTTGAGCGTCGTGATTTCGCGGTTGAGTTCTGCGTAGTCTTCCGGGTCGCTGTTCACGTTGATGCCGACGCCCATGGAAAGAGCGGGGACGGTCCTGCCGTGCGAGTTGTTGACCGTGCTGGCCGGGATATAGACTATTTCGGAGAGGATCCCGCAGAACTTGCTTTTGCCGTAAAGGATGTCGTTAGGCCACTTGACGGTAATCTTTGTGCCGTCGCTTGCGGGCTGTTCCTGCATTCCGGTGAATACCTCGGCGAACGTGAGTGCTGCGACTTGGGTAATCTGCGCAAAGCGCTTCGGGGGAATGCCTTCGAGCGGAATGAGGATGTTGAAGTAGAGGTTCTTGCCGACAGGCGAACTCCAGGTTCTCTCGTGCCGTCCGCGCCCTGCGCTCTGCGAATTTGCGACAAAGAGGGTGCCCGGCGGAATTAGCCCTTCGCGGGCCTGTTCCTTCATGTGTGTGTGCGTGCTGCCGATTTCGTCAAAGAGTCTTGCCGGTGCGCTGTCAAAGCCGAATACCTGCCAGTCATGGAATTTGTGTGCTTCCATCTGCGGTTCCGGCTAGTCGTCGTCTTTGCGCTCGTCTTCGAGCATCTTGAGCGCCTCTTCGGGGAAGATGTTGAAGTATTCGCGCTTCTTGTCTTCAAAGAGTTGCAGTAGGCGTTCCTGTTCGAACTGCTCGCGGTCGATGTTCTGCATGAAGAACTCGTCGCGGGCGAAGTCGCGGGTGGTCATCAATTTCTTGATGTCTTCAGAAAGGTCTACTTCGTCCCACAAGATGTAGTAGGATTGCACATCCAGGCTACCGAAGATGTCAACATTCAATTTGATGGAATTGCTCTTGCTGGAATCGACGAGCTCAACTCTAGTCTCGCGTTTCTCGGGGCGGAAAACATCTACATCGTTGACTTTCTTGTTCAGGTCTTGGGCGGCAGCAGGGAATGCAAGGAATGCGCAAAATGCAAAAACGCCAAAAATGCACCGGCTTGTTCTCCGGTGCTCAAAATGCTTATGGTAACCCCAGCGTCTCATACATGTATAATATAATTTTTACAAGAGCATGGTAGTAGAATATTTTTTTGTATTTCGCATAAATTTCGAAATCTGTGAGTAAAAATACGGGATTTTGAAGAAATTAGGGCGAAAAAGGGGGAGGGAGGCCCTTTACGGGGCGAGCGGCATCCAAGGTTTCACGGTGTCGATAGACTTGAGCAGTCCCCGCCGGTTGCGGCGGATGGCCGCGGCGGCAATCATTGCCCCGTTGTCGGTGCTGAGGCTCCTGTCGGGGATGCAGAATCGGATGCCGTGACGGTTGCAGTAGTCTTGCAGGCGTGTGCGCAGCCATGCGTTCGCGCTCACGCCGCCTCCGACGACGAGCGTCTTCATTTTGGTCAACTTGAGGGCCGTGATAGTCTTTTCCACGAGGCTGTCGACGATGGCGTCTTCAAGCGAAGCGCAGATGTCGCCGAGGTGGACCTTGATAAAGTCGGGCTCGTGAGTTTCCGTGTAGCGGAGCACAGCCGTCTTGAGACCGCTGAACGAAAATTCGCAGTTGTTGCGGACATGCAGTGCGCGCGGAAAGTCTACGAACTTGCGGTTGTGCCCCTGGGCCAGTTTGCTGATGGTCGCTCCCGCGGGGTACTTGAGGCCGATGAGCTTGCCGCACTTGTCGAAAGCTTCGCCGGCGGCGTCGTCGCGGGTGCGGCCGATGCTTGTGTACTTGAATCCGGGTTCTTCCAGGATGAGTTCCGTGTGCCCGCCCGAGACCGTGAGCGTGAGGAAAGGCGGCTCGATATCGGGGTTGCTGAGCCAGGCGGCCGCGAGATGGCCTTCGAGGTGGTTCATGCCGTATGCCGGGATTCCTAGGTCGCGGGAAAGCCCCTTGGCGAAGCTTGCGCCGACGAGTAGCGGTCCCATGAGCCCGGGGCCCGTGGTGTAGGCGATTGCGTCGATATCCTTGA
This genomic interval carries:
- a CDS encoding CotH kinase family protein is translated as MIRNLMTVGAVAGFLLACGNSESEDVTQPTSSDSNLPSNPSNPDNLPPRIDTTEVVDPKTGEVNKVVEIKDPEVHLTIEDITEQGDTIWKTKIVYVPRDTVVHWVGKSALRITEVVSVNLDWLDEDGDDPAWVEIYNAGDEVADLNGYYLVESYDKTRKWAFSNEVIRPKSFRNVFISKKNIPKASEAKDVGDRHYRTHTNWKLDKNGGSIYLIDKYYQVRDTVQFPVLEPGMSWGRIDGGLWRYMSKPTPEAPNTEAEAYQGVVPKFDFGSAKAGFYNSTVTLKKPKVSDGTKIRCTKNGSLPTKDSEEFNSDMVIDHSMVLRCAAYKEGYLTKEIVTNTYFINEQVKMPVVAVTVDSAFFRENYVKCEASDPDECPRGMYADVERPVHVEYFEKGSDSKEKTWEIDAGISLMGNWSRVKDKKSVAIVMREKYQNGRINYPLFPTNPNVTKYKAFNLRNNGNRFVSDYIEDAMGGEILNGSGVDYQHSRQVVVFYNGRYYGIHDMRERFNESYVESNYGIDSKTVDMVKHLNDSLHANGGTTDAYAQMLQFIGTNDFSGENNAKYEEAKKLIDVGNFADYMAAEIYIHNGDWPNNNVRAWRSPEQPWKFMVYDLDHGFGWQWGVEDPNSEKFNDGTNMFTWIKQGGGKHLCKETGCFANLYIQLIKNPDFKRLFINRSCAMWKGYLNGNNVSKVVDQMVATIPSSEKDRDLEKFKQNEMYYPGGFDWKGDRLKEWARSRDGEVVSLYKGEFFKDDGDAKLVSVKIKADGDGSVLMEGMNLPGTSSPTNYSGEFFNGMQMELTAVPTNGAVFKSWSGCEAVEGKPETCRATITDGLTITASFK
- a CDS encoding ubiquinone/menaquinone biosynthesis methyltransferase; the encoded protein is MKSPVRKMFDEIANRYDFLNHALSGCQDILWRRNCCRELKRIKPGKRLLDLCGGTGDFAATYEKFNGVQDVAILGDFSYGMLKGAAGKKTSAVPVQLDAMKMPFADGSFDVILNGFGMRNLPNAEGGLRESARVLSDGGYLQVLEFFSPRNVFNKFFYKRLAPLFIPVLGAFFSKRDAYEYLVNSIIRFLPVADFVALAEKNGFELVHVKPCFFGVAYRVLLRRKSVPAGGEA
- a CDS encoding UbiX family flavin prenyltransferase, with the protein product MNRYILGVTGASGAIYATRTAMHLKRLGHDVSLIVTAPGREVVEYEGQKALFDYVDSVFNVDDFFAECASGSADYAGMAVVPCSMGTLGRIAAGTSDNLLVRSADVCLKERRPLVIVPREMPYNLIHLENMERVTRAGAVVIPASPQFYSKPASIEDLVDTVVAKVLKHLGAGSAADCAEIVKPWGTP
- a CDS encoding UbiA-like polyprenyltransferase, whose amino-acid sequence is MLHKILEFGHLVRFSHSLFAMPFALGSMWVAANGFRGMTAAETARIVLLIVGCMVTARNSAMSFNRIADADIDAKNPRTAKRHLPDGRLSKASVIAFLAVNGLLFVLFAFLLQPIAGALALPVWLLLLSYSYWKRFSWLCHWFLGFAIGMSPLGAWIAIRGEFAVFPIFLLVILMLWMGGFDIIYATQDEEIDRAMGLHSVPARFGRKRALQIAFWSHIAMLALCGAFGFVWNMGLPWWIVSGLMAAAVLYIHLFRKSDDLDAMNRDFFLANVAISVLVMAGLIVWICMGGDVNALY
- a CDS encoding biotin--[acetyl-CoA-carboxylase] ligase; amino-acid sequence: MEAHKFHDWQVFGFDSAPARLFDEIGSTHTHMKEQAREGLIPPGTLFVANSQSAGRGRHERTWSSPVGKNLYFNILIPLEGIPPKRFAQITQVAALTFAEVFTGMQEQPASDGTKITVKWPNDILYGKSKFCGILSEIVYIPASTVNNSHGRTVPALSMGVGINVNSDPEDYAELNREITTLKAILGFEVDREKLLKALIGSLERAVKQFTAFGITPWVNAWRKMDKFIGAPGTIIELDMSGQPIRKHGKILDMQEDGSLKFECDDGTIETVYSADLEI
- the tsaD gene encoding tRNA (adenosine(37)-N6)-threonylcarbamoyltransferase complex transferase subunit TsaD translates to MLWLGIESSCDETACAVLQDEPLQVLSNPLYSQIDEHALYGGVVPEIAARAHLQKIAPIAEAAVKEAGISLKDIDAIAYTTGPGLMGPLLVGASFAKGLSRDLGIPAYGMNHLEGHLAAAWLSNPDIEPPFLTLTVSGGHTELILEEPGFKYTSIGRTRDDAAGEAFDKCGKLIGLKYPAGATISKLAQGHNRKFVDFPRALHVRNNCEFSFSGLKTAVLRYTETHEPDFIKVHLGDICASLEDAIVDSLVEKTITALKLTKMKTLVVGGGVSANAWLRTRLQDYCNRHGIRFCIPDRSLSTDNGAMIAAAAIRRNRRGLLKSIDTVKPWMPLAP